One window from the genome of [Clostridium] celerecrescens 18A encodes:
- a CDS encoding LytR/AlgR family response regulator transcription factor, with translation MKIAVIDDERPARKELIHQILSILPDSLIKEAGSGAAALELLEDQSFDLLFLDINLNDMEGTTLASAVKRMLPEAQIVFATAYSQYAVKAFELGVSNYILKPFDPERVRLVLEKCSRDLARLQKEKIPAEDRFPSFPANRMPICVNRTITLLDISQIVYIETCLRSCIIHTVSKDYTENQLLGEYEKRLVPYSFCRIHKSYLVNLNYIAEMFPWAGNSMAVKMQGFEQNILPVGREKVKHLRQLIGI, from the coding sequence ATGAAAATTGCAGTGATCGATGACGAGCGTCCTGCCCGAAAAGAGCTGATCCATCAGATTTTATCCATTTTGCCGGACAGCCTGATTAAAGAGGCCGGCAGCGGAGCAGCCGCTCTGGAACTTCTTGAAGACCAGTCTTTTGATCTTCTGTTTTTGGACATTAACTTAAATGATATGGAAGGAACTACGCTGGCATCGGCGGTTAAGCGCATGCTGCCGGAGGCGCAGATTGTTTTTGCCACGGCCTACTCCCAATATGCGGTGAAGGCATTTGAACTGGGGGTAAGTAATTATATCCTGAAACCCTTTGATCCGGAAAGAGTACGGCTGGTTCTTGAAAAATGCAGCCGGGATCTGGCCAGGTTGCAAAAAGAAAAGATACCGGCGGAAGACAGGTTCCCGTCATTTCCAGCCAACCGGATGCCTATCTGCGTGAACCGTACCATCACATTGCTGGACATCAGCCAGATCGTTTATATTGAAACCTGCCTAAGAAGTTGTATCATACATACTGTTTCAAAGGATTACACGGAAAACCAGCTGCTGGGAGAATACGAAAAACGCCTGGTGCCTTACAGCTTCTGCCGCATCCATAAGAGCTATCTGGTCAATTTAAACTACATCGCAGAAATGTTTCCCTGGGCCGGCAACAGTATGGCGGTCAAGATGCAGGGATTTGAACAAAATATCCTTCCTGTAGGCAGGGAAAAAGTCAAACATTTAAGACAGCTCATCGGAATTTAA
- a CDS encoding LytS/YhcK type 5TM receptor domain-containing protein, translating into MPDTMFFSLLLNIGLLVLIATLLTKIPIVRSMLLYDKNSAGCTVSLGAIFGLVSIISTYTGVHEQGAIVNTRVIGVLAAGLLGGPWVGMGAALIGGLHRYFFDIGGFTAVSCALSTLMEGLAGCIFSRRFKMGKIDSTGIFLLTAMVETGQMAIILLISRPFPAAIQLVKVIAFPMIIMNALGMIIFLGTFNMVFMEEDSQFAEKMRLALGIVEQSLPHLRKGLYSTKDMEAAAEIIYQSTSCAAILITDTRKILAMKSDAGLCALKGDSILAPILASLHDRNSTIFDYAEKDDPFYPILKNHMIVAAPLIEMDHIIGSLTMVVKKHWHSSRSDLSFASELARLFSTQLELSYLEYQKKLRRKAEFKALQSQVNPHFLYNALNTISYVSRENPDRARELLRSLSTYYRQTLENDQYMLNLHTELYHISSYLDLEKARFEESLCVEINIEEDLNCMVPAFILQPLVENAIRYGADQMGNRLVSIQAHADVDRIEIAVSDNGTGFPQEILTRLYAGQSYGGVGLENVHKRLKSIYGQENGLHIQSSESGSKVYFLIPAAVSEFRYMEELAATISHKNNGMEVSS; encoded by the coding sequence ATGCCTGATACCATGTTTTTCAGTCTCCTGTTAAATATTGGCCTCCTGGTGCTCATCGCCACTTTGCTGACCAAAATTCCCATCGTACGCAGTATGCTTTTGTACGATAAAAATTCTGCCGGCTGCACGGTATCCCTGGGAGCCATATTCGGTCTTGTCAGCATTATTTCCACCTATACAGGTGTGCATGAACAGGGAGCCATTGTTAACACCCGTGTGATCGGCGTATTAGCGGCCGGCCTGTTAGGGGGTCCATGGGTCGGTATGGGGGCGGCCCTGATCGGAGGGCTGCACCGTTATTTTTTTGATATCGGCGGCTTTACTGCCGTTTCCTGTGCCTTATCCACCTTGATGGAAGGCCTTGCAGGATGTATTTTCTCCCGCCGTTTCAAAATGGGAAAAATAGACAGCACCGGAATATTCCTGCTCACCGCTATGGTCGAAACGGGACAGATGGCAATTATTCTCCTAATCTCAAGGCCTTTTCCGGCGGCCATACAGCTGGTGAAGGTGATCGCATTTCCAATGATCATCATGAATGCCCTGGGCATGATCATCTTTTTAGGAACCTTTAACATGGTATTTATGGAGGAAGACAGCCAGTTTGCAGAAAAAATGAGACTTGCACTGGGGATTGTGGAGCAGAGCCTGCCCCATCTGCGTAAGGGCTTATACAGCACGAAGGATATGGAGGCTGCTGCGGAAATCATTTATCAATCCACGTCCTGTGCCGCCATATTGATCACGGATACCCGGAAGATCCTGGCTATGAAATCCGATGCAGGGTTATGCGCCTTAAAAGGAGATTCTATCCTGGCTCCTATTCTCGCCTCTTTACATGACCGGAATTCTACTATTTTTGATTATGCAGAAAAAGACGATCCTTTTTATCCCATATTAAAAAACCACATGATTGTAGCCGCTCCCCTGATCGAAATGGACCATATCATCGGCAGCCTGACCATGGTAGTTAAAAAGCATTGGCACAGTTCACGATCTGACTTAAGTTTTGCTTCTGAACTGGCCAGGCTTTTCTCCACTCAGCTGGAGCTTTCTTATCTGGAATACCAGAAAAAGCTGCGGCGCAAAGCGGAGTTTAAGGCCTTGCAGTCCCAGGTAAACCCACATTTTTTATACAATGCGCTAAATACAATTTCTTACGTCAGCCGGGAGAACCCGGACAGGGCAAGGGAACTTCTCCGCTCCCTCTCTACCTACTACCGGCAGACTCTGGAAAATGACCAGTATATGCTGAACCTGCATACGGAACTTTATCACATCTCAAGTTATCTGGATCTTGAAAAAGCGAGATTTGAAGAAAGTCTATGCGTAGAAATCAACATTGAGGAAGATTTAAACTGCATGGTTCCCGCCTTTATTCTCCAGCCCCTGGTGGAAAATGCCATCCGTTACGGTGCCGATCAAATGGGAAACCGTCTGGTGTCCATTCAAGCCCATGCAGACGTGGACCGGATCGAAATAGCGGTTTCTGACAATGGTACGGGATTTCCCCAGGAGATTCTTACACGGCTGTATGCAGGACAGAGCTATGGTGGTGTGGGACTGGAAAACGTCCATAAGCGGTTAAAGAGCATCTACGGACAGGAGAACGGACTTCACATTCAAAGCTCGGAAAGTGGCTCCAAGGTCTATTTTCTGATCCCCGCGGCAGTTTCAGAATTCAGGTATATGGAAGAGCTTGCCGCAACCATAAGTCATAAAAACAATGGAATGGAGGTATCATCATGA
- a CDS encoding ABC transporter substrate-binding protein: protein MKLKKLAVLTLAAAMAAGTLAGCASNKKTETSGAEQKTQAAETTAAKSDDTAEAKGQIYYLNFKPEVADTWVELAGKYTEETGVPMKVQTAAAGTYEQTLKSEVAKKEPPTLFQINGPIGYKSWAKYCKDLKDSTIYGHLVDKDMAVKDGDGVYGIPYVVEGYGIIYNDAIMKKYFALDGAKAKSMEEINSFDSLKAVVEDMQARKADLGIEGVFASTSFAPGEDWRWQTHLANLPVYYEYKDDSVSDKDALDFKYADNYKNIFDLYIQNSCTDPKMVGAKTVEDSMAEFALGKVAMVQNGNWGWGQVSGVDGNTVKEEDVKFLPIYTGVNGEEKQGLCIGTENFFSINSQAKEEDQQASLDFLEWLFTSDTGKDYVTNKLGFIAPFDTFAADEKPTDPLAKEIDRYMNNKDLYSVSWNFTSFPSQTFKDNFGASLLEYAQGGKDWKAVVDDMKADWANEKAMTK, encoded by the coding sequence ATGAAACTTAAAAAACTGGCAGTACTAACTTTGGCTGCAGCAATGGCGGCCGGAACACTTGCAGGCTGTGCTTCCAACAAGAAGACGGAGACATCAGGGGCGGAGCAGAAAACTCAGGCAGCGGAAACCACTGCGGCAAAGTCTGATGATACGGCAGAGGCCAAAGGACAGATTTATTATCTGAACTTTAAGCCGGAAGTTGCAGACACATGGGTGGAACTTGCGGGCAAGTATACAGAGGAAACCGGTGTGCCCATGAAGGTACAGACAGCGGCAGCAGGTACTTATGAGCAAACCTTAAAATCTGAGGTGGCTAAAAAGGAACCGCCTACACTGTTTCAGATCAACGGACCGATCGGTTATAAGTCCTGGGCAAAATATTGCAAGGATTTAAAGGATTCCACAATATACGGACATCTGGTTGATAAAGATATGGCTGTAAAAGATGGAGATGGAGTTTACGGCATTCCTTACGTAGTGGAAGGCTACGGAATTATTTATAATGATGCCATTATGAAGAAGTATTTTGCTCTTGACGGCGCAAAGGCAAAATCCATGGAAGAGATCAATTCCTTTGATTCCCTGAAAGCAGTTGTAGAAGATATGCAGGCAAGAAAGGCAGACCTTGGAATCGAAGGCGTGTTTGCTTCCACTTCTTTTGCTCCCGGCGAAGACTGGAGATGGCAGACCCATCTTGCAAACCTTCCGGTTTATTATGAATATAAGGATGACAGCGTATCCGATAAGGATGCCCTTGACTTTAAGTATGCAGACAACTACAAAAACATTTTTGATTTATACATTCAAAACTCCTGTACAGATCCAAAGATGGTAGGCGCAAAGACCGTTGAGGATTCCATGGCAGAATTTGCTCTTGGCAAGGTTGCCATGGTCCAGAACGGAAACTGGGGCTGGGGACAGGTGTCCGGCGTTGACGGAAACACAGTTAAGGAAGAAGATGTGAAATTCCTTCCTATCTACACCGGAGTTAACGGTGAGGAAAAACAGGGACTCTGCATTGGAACAGAAAATTTCTTCTCCATCAACAGCCAGGCAAAGGAAGAGGATCAGCAGGCATCTCTTGACTTCCTGGAGTGGCTCTTCACTTCTGATACAGGTAAAGATTATGTAACCAACAAGCTGGGCTTTATCGCTCCTTTTGATACCTTTGCAGCAGATGAAAAACCAACCGATCCTCTGGCCAAAGAGATCGACCGCTATATGAACAACAAAGACTTATATTCTGTGTCCTGGAACTTTACCTCCTTCCCAAGCCAGACCTTTAAAGATAACTTCGGAGCATCCCTGCTTGAATACGCTCAGGGCGGCAAAGACTGGAAGGCAGTAGTCGATGACATGAAGGCCGATTGGGCAAACGAAAAAGCTATGACAAAATAA
- a CDS encoding carbohydrate ABC transporter permease produces the protein MSRKRRNMEAQQMEVGKTTGAFLTAVLAVLSLTFLFPIVLVFMNSFKSKLFISDAPFQLPKAGTYVGLTNYVEGIRKTGLFPAFGRSLFITVASVAAIILFTSMTAWFLTRVKSVFTNVLYYVFVFAMIVPFQMVMFTMSKTANDLYLNSMYGLVLLYLGFGAGQAVFLFCGFVKAIPLEIEEAAMIDGCSPIQTYFHVVFPMLRPTAVTVAILNAMWIWNDYLLPSLILPQEKGTIPMVIQNLKGGYGSIDMGAMMAMLVLAIFPIIVFYLSCQKYIIKGVAAGAVKG, from the coding sequence ATGAGCAGAAAGAGAAGAAATATGGAAGCTCAGCAAATGGAAGTGGGAAAAACCACGGGAGCGTTTTTAACGGCTGTATTAGCCGTCCTTTCCCTGACATTTTTGTTCCCGATTGTCCTGGTTTTCATGAACTCCTTTAAGAGCAAGCTGTTTATCAGCGATGCGCCGTTTCAGCTTCCTAAGGCAGGAACTTATGTAGGGCTTACCAATTATGTGGAAGGCATCCGGAAAACAGGGCTGTTCCCGGCTTTTGGCAGATCCTTGTTTATTACGGTAGCTTCTGTGGCAGCGATTATCCTGTTCACCTCCATGACAGCCTGGTTTTTAACCAGAGTGAAGTCCGTATTTACAAACGTTTTATATTACGTCTTTGTATTTGCCATGATCGTGCCCTTCCAGATGGTCATGTTCACCATGTCAAAGACTGCAAATGACTTGTATTTAAACTCCATGTACGGCCTTGTGCTTCTTTACCTGGGCTTTGGCGCCGGGCAGGCAGTATTTTTATTCTGCGGTTTTGTTAAGGCCATTCCCCTTGAAATCGAAGAGGCGGCTATGATCGACGGCTGTTCCCCCATTCAGACTTATTTTCATGTGGTATTCCCCATGTTAAGGCCTACGGCAGTGACCGTTGCCATCTTAAATGCCATGTGGATTTGGAACGATTATTTACTTCCTAGCTTGATTCTTCCTCAGGAAAAAGGTACAATACCTATGGTTATTCAGAACCTAAAAGGAGGATATGGTTCCATTGATATGGGAGCCATGATGGCAATGCTGGTTCTGGCGATTTTTCCTATCATTGTATTTTATTTAAGTTGTCAGAAATATATCATAAAGGGCGTAGCTGCAGGTGCGGTAAAAGGCTAG
- a CDS encoding carbohydrate ABC transporter permease: protein MQKSMKRYFPIFVLPTLAAFTVAFLYPFIIGIYLSFTEFTTVKDASWVGISNYKKIFMDRNFINALVFTVKFTIVSVVSINTLGFLLAYVLTRGIKGTNLFRTVFFMPNLIGGIVLGYVWQLLLNGILARFGVTLSFNAKYGFWGLVILMNWQLIGYMMIIYIAGLQNVPGELIEAARIDGATGFQILKRIMIPMVMPSFTICLFLTLTNSFKLFDQNLALTAGGPGRQTSMLALDIYNTFYGRVGWEGVGQAKATVFFLMVAVISLTQLSLTRRKEVEN, encoded by the coding sequence ATGCAAAAGTCAATGAAACGGTACTTTCCAATATTTGTTCTACCCACACTGGCTGCATTTACCGTTGCATTCCTGTACCCGTTTATCATAGGTATTTATTTATCCTTTACGGAATTCACTACGGTAAAGGATGCCTCCTGGGTGGGGATTTCAAATTATAAAAAGATATTTATGGACCGGAATTTTATCAATGCACTGGTATTTACCGTGAAGTTTACCATTGTGTCGGTAGTGAGCATCAATACCCTGGGGTTTTTACTGGCCTATGTCCTCACAAGAGGGATAAAGGGGACCAACCTGTTCCGGACCGTATTTTTCATGCCAAACTTAATTGGAGGCATTGTGTTAGGTTATGTCTGGCAGCTTCTGTTAAACGGTATTCTTGCAAGATTTGGGGTTACCCTCTCTTTTAACGCCAAGTATGGCTTTTGGGGTCTGGTGATCCTAATGAACTGGCAGCTGATCGGGTATATGATGATTATTTACATTGCCGGGCTTCAAAATGTTCCGGGAGAACTGATTGAGGCGGCAAGGATCGACGGAGCTACCGGATTCCAGATCTTAAAGCGAATCATGATCCCTATGGTGATGCCGTCCTTTACCATCTGTCTGTTTCTGACCCTGACAAATTCCTTTAAGCTGTTTGACCAGAACCTTGCGCTGACTGCAGGCGGACCGGGAAGGCAGACCAGCATGCTGGCCCTTGATATTTACAATACCTTTTACGGCAGAGTAGGCTGGGAAGGGGTGGGGCAGGCAAAGGCCACGGTGTTCTTTCTTATGGTTGCGGTCATATCCCTGACCCAGCTTTCATTAACACGTCGTAAGGAGGTGGAGAACTGA
- a CDS encoding SIMPL domain-containing protein, with product MRKMNKPLAAALIAAAVLSMTACAQTGTASVPGANVTTISNKDTNTIQVSSTEGVKVVPDMAQVNFAVLSQAGDPKTCQEKNSGDTSNVIEFLKKSGIDEKSIQTSSYGLEPMYDWNNSGQQITGYQMRTSITVSDLPLDQVGTMLSSSVEAGINCIDSVNYLSSKYDDNYREALKKAVEAAKVKAEAIAAASGVTLDGIAHIEEMNTYPNIRYSASVAKEDAAAGVKSVVVEPGQIGVEAQVTVTYRVK from the coding sequence ATGAGAAAAATGAATAAGCCGCTGGCTGCCGCTCTTATTGCCGCAGCCGTGCTGAGCATGACTGCATGTGCCCAGACTGGGACCGCTTCCGTACCGGGAGCCAATGTTACTACCATTAGCAACAAGGATACCAATACCATACAGGTTAGCAGCACAGAGGGAGTAAAAGTGGTTCCCGATATGGCACAGGTCAATTTTGCAGTGCTCTCTCAGGCCGGGGATCCCAAAACCTGCCAGGAGAAAAACAGCGGGGATACAAGCAATGTCATTGAATTTTTAAAGAAATCCGGCATTGATGAAAAATCCATCCAGACCTCCAGCTACGGTCTAGAGCCGATGTATGACTGGAATAATTCCGGCCAGCAGATCACCGGATATCAGATGCGCACTAGCATCACCGTTTCTGACCTTCCCCTTGACCAGGTGGGCACCATGCTTTCTTCCAGCGTAGAAGCTGGCATTAACTGCATTGACAGCGTAAATTATCTTTCCAGCAAATACGATGATAACTACAGGGAGGCCCTTAAAAAGGCTGTTGAAGCAGCCAAAGTCAAAGCAGAGGCAATTGCTGCCGCCAGCGGAGTCACCCTGGATGGAATCGCTCACATCGAAGAGATGAATACCTACCCGAATATCCGCTACTCCGCTTCTGTAGCAAAAGAAGATGCCGCAGCCGGAGTCAAATCCGTGGTTGTGGAACCAGGGCAGATCGGTGTGGAAGCCCAGGTAACCGTGACCTACCGGGTAAAATAA
- the malQ gene encoding 4-alpha-glucanotransferase: protein MRECGMLLPVASLPSKYGIGAFSKEAYEFIDLLKKAGQQYWQILPLGPTGYGDSPYQSFSAFAGNPYFIDLDELAAEGLLTIAECEAMDFGDDPRDIDYEKMYYNRFPLLRKAYGRWKEQGHTSDEPGRHLGEETAGYCFYMAVKDHFKGKSWICWEEDIRLRKEEAVSRYEKELSDEIGFYGFLQMKFEEQWSRLKSYAGEQGIRIIGDIPIYVAFDSADSWFHPELFQFDEACEPVAVAGCPPDGFSATGQLWGNPLYRWDYHGKTGYEWWMKRMEYSFRLYDVVRVDHFRGFDEYYSIPAGSGNAVRGTWEKGPGIDIFNKMRERFGTLDIIAEDLGFLTPSVLKLVKDTGFPGMKVLEFAFDSREESDYLPHNYTQNCVVYTGTHDNNTIRGWYEELSKEDRQLSIDYMNNGKTPGEEIHWDFIRLALASVAKLAVVPVQDYLGLSGEARINVPSTLGKNWRWRMVSGEITEEIVEKCRKIARLYGRA from the coding sequence ATGCGGGAATGTGGTATGTTGCTCCCAGTTGCAAGCCTTCCGTCAAAATACGGGATCGGGGCATTTTCAAAAGAGGCATATGAATTTATAGATTTATTAAAAAAAGCAGGTCAGCAGTATTGGCAGATACTCCCGCTGGGGCCTACCGGTTATGGGGACTCTCCTTACCAGTCATTCTCCGCATTTGCGGGAAATCCGTATTTTATTGATTTAGATGAGCTGGCTGCAGAGGGACTGCTTACCATAGCGGAATGCGAAGCCATGGATTTTGGAGATGATCCGAGAGATATTGACTATGAGAAAATGTATTATAACCGTTTTCCCTTGTTGAGGAAGGCTTATGGACGGTGGAAAGAGCAGGGACATACATCCGATGAACCCGGGAGACATCTTGGAGAGGAAACGGCCGGATACTGCTTTTACATGGCGGTTAAGGATCATTTTAAAGGAAAGAGCTGGATCTGTTGGGAAGAAGATATCCGTCTTAGAAAAGAAGAGGCAGTTTCCAGGTATGAAAAGGAATTATCAGATGAGATTGGATTTTATGGCTTCCTTCAGATGAAATTTGAAGAACAGTGGAGCCGGTTAAAGTCTTATGCAGGAGAACAGGGCATCAGGATCATCGGCGATATCCCCATCTATGTGGCATTTGACAGTGCAGATTCCTGGTTTCATCCGGAACTGTTCCAGTTCGATGAAGCCTGTGAGCCTGTTGCTGTAGCTGGCTGCCCGCCGGACGGATTTTCCGCCACCGGACAGTTATGGGGAAATCCCCTTTACCGTTGGGACTACCATGGAAAAACAGGTTACGAATGGTGGATGAAGCGAATGGAATACAGCTTCCGCCTTTACGATGTGGTGAGGGTGGACCATTTCCGCGGCTTTGATGAGTATTATTCCATTCCGGCAGGAAGCGGGAATGCTGTTCGCGGAACCTGGGAAAAAGGGCCTGGAATCGATATTTTTAATAAGATGAGGGAACGGTTTGGGACACTGGATATCATTGCGGAAGACCTTGGCTTTTTGACTCCATCGGTTTTAAAGCTGGTAAAGGATACGGGATTCCCAGGTATGAAGGTTCTGGAGTTTGCGTTTGATTCCAGAGAAGAAAGCGATTATCTGCCTCATAACTATACACAGAACTGCGTGGTATATACGGGAACCCATGATAATAATACCATCAGGGGTTGGTATGAAGAATTGTCCAAGGAGGACCGCCAGCTTTCCATTGACTATATGAATAACGGAAAAACGCCGGGAGAAGAGATTCACTGGGATTTTATCCGTCTGGCCCTTGCAAGTGTAGCCAAGCTGGCGGTGGTACCGGTGCAGGATTATCTGGGCCTAAGCGGGGAGGCCAGGATCAATGTACCTTCCACCCTGGGGAAAAACTGGAGATGGCGTATGGTTTCCGGGGAAATAACAGAAGAGATTGTGGAAAAATGCAGAAAAATTGCCAGGCTATACGGCAGGGCGTGA
- a CDS encoding LacI family DNA-binding transcriptional regulator has translation MDSINIKDIARLCGVGVSTVSRAINNHPDINPETKNMIMQVIKENNYIPNNSARNLKRTDSRAIAVLIKGIGNPFFSKMIRIFEEEIQKKKYSFILQRVDEQEDEVDVALELIKEKKPRGIVFLGGYFSHSREELEQLTVPYVLSTIGMTEYLGESPDFSCVSVDDYAESYKMTDYLCKLGHEKVLILTAPSDDESIGRLRLEGYKKALLDNGITPSPSLIIFSEECEECYTMENGYRMMNRVLNEKPEFTAVYAISDSIAIGACKAIFEHGMRIPEDYCMAGYDGLDIARYYNPSITTIRQPVEEMAKATIKILFDVIKNKAEHQKTVFKAELVEGESTRRVK, from the coding sequence ATGGACTCCATTAATATAAAGGATATAGCCAGATTGTGCGGGGTGGGTGTGAGTACCGTATCCCGGGCCATTAATAACCATCCGGATATCAATCCAGAGACTAAGAACATGATCATGCAGGTGATTAAGGAAAACAACTATATTCCCAATAACAGCGCGCGGAACTTAAAACGTACCGATTCCAGGGCAATCGCGGTGCTGATCAAAGGGATCGGCAATCCCTTTTTCAGCAAGATGATCCGTATCTTCGAGGAGGAGATCCAGAAAAAGAAATACTCATTCATCCTGCAGCGGGTCGATGAGCAGGAGGATGAGGTAGATGTGGCTCTGGAACTGATCAAGGAAAAGAAGCCAAGGGGAATCGTGTTTCTTGGGGGATATTTTTCCCACAGCAGGGAAGAGCTGGAACAGCTGACCGTTCCTTATGTGTTAAGTACCATCGGAATGACAGAGTACTTGGGTGAATCTCCTGACTTTTCCTGCGTATCCGTAGATGACTACGCAGAAAGCTACAAAATGACGGACTATTTATGTAAACTTGGACATGAAAAAGTCCTTATTCTGACCGCTCCTTCTGATGATGAGAGCATCGGCCGCCTCCGTCTGGAAGGATACAAAAAGGCTCTTTTGGATAACGGCATCACCCCTTCCCCATCTCTGATCATATTTTCAGAGGAATGCGAGGAATGCTATACCATGGAAAACGGGTACCGGATGATGAACCGCGTTCTAAATGAAAAACCGGAATTTACGGCTGTTTATGCGATCTCAGACAGCATTGCCATCGGTGCCTGCAAAGCCATCTTTGAGCATGGCATGCGGATACCGGAAGATTATTGTATGGCCGGTTATGACGGTCTTGATATTGCCCGCTACTATAACCCGTCCATCACCACCATCCGCCAGCCGGTGGAAGAGATGGCAAAGGCTACCATCAAAATCTTATTTGATGTGATCAAGAATAAGGCAGAGCATCAGAAAACGGTTTTTAAGGCCGAGCTGGTAGAAGGAGAGTCTACAAGAAGAGTAAAATAA
- a CDS encoding mechanosensitive ion channel family protein, protein MIFYMVSSVLPGESLADLQQEVQENLNQLRPNVVLETLKSWAPEFIAFGIKLLIALVIFFVGSRIIKLLNHMLNRSFKRVDMEVSLRKFLLSVLNATMYCLLAFIVAGQIGVNSASIVALLGSASIAVGLAVQGSLANFAGGVLILLMKPFRVGDYIVSRDGEGTVRTIGLVYTVLNTGDNKQVVIPNGTLSNSPLTNVTAMDKRRLDVLVGIGYQSDLKKAKEVLDRIFRSQKGILKEEPIDIFVSDLTENAVTIGGRGWTSLDDYWPARWEILEKVKLEFEAAGIEIPYSRMEVQLEERHP, encoded by the coding sequence ATGATATTCTATATGGTTTCCAGTGTACTTCCGGGAGAGTCCCTGGCGGATTTACAGCAGGAGGTACAGGAAAACTTAAACCAGTTAAGGCCCAATGTCGTGTTGGAAACCTTAAAGAGCTGGGCTCCGGAGTTTATAGCATTCGGGATAAAGCTTCTCATTGCGCTGGTGATTTTTTTCGTTGGCTCCAGGATTATTAAGTTACTCAATCATATGCTGAACCGCTCTTTTAAGAGAGTGGATATGGAGGTCAGCTTAAGAAAGTTCCTCTTATCCGTTTTAAACGCCACCATGTACTGTCTGCTGGCTTTTATCGTAGCAGGGCAGATAGGAGTGAATTCGGCTTCAATCGTGGCTCTGCTGGGGTCTGCAAGTATTGCCGTAGGTCTGGCAGTTCAGGGAAGCCTGGCTAATTTTGCAGGCGGAGTGCTGATCCTTCTTATGAAGCCGTTTCGTGTAGGGGACTATATCGTATCAAGGGATGGGGAAGGCACGGTCCGTACCATTGGACTGGTGTACACGGTTTTAAATACCGGCGATAATAAGCAGGTGGTCATTCCAAACGGGACCCTGTCCAATTCTCCCCTTACCAATGTGACCGCAATGGATAAGAGGCGGCTGGATGTCCTGGTGGGGATCGGATATCAATCGGATTTAAAGAAAGCCAAGGAAGTTTTGGATCGCATTTTTCGTAGTCAGAAGGGAATCTTAAAAGAGGAGCCCATAGATATTTTCGTCAGCGACTTAACGGAAAATGCCGTTACCATCGGAGGCCGGGGCTGGACCTCCTTAGATGATTACTGGCCGGCCAGGTGGGAGATCCTTGAAAAGGTAAAGCTTGAATTTGAAGCGGCAGGAATCGAGATTCCCTATAGCCGGATGGAGGTGCAGTTAGAGGAGCGCCATCCCTGA